Genomic segment of Capsicum annuum cultivar UCD-10X-F1 unplaced genomic scaffold, UCD10Xv1.1 ctg30274, whole genome shotgun sequence:
CATCCCGCCTGTAATTGTACAGGATCCCATAGCAATAACATATTTTGGTTCAGGGATTTGCTCATATAATCTCACTAAAGAGGAGGCCATTTTCATTGTTACTGTTCCAGCCATTAAAATTAGATTTGCTTGTCTAGGAGTCGATCTTGGTACTAGTCCATAACGATCAAAGTCGAAGCGTGAGCCTATTAGTGAAGCAAATTCAATGAAGCAACAACTGGTATCATAGAGAAGCGGACATAAACTAGAGAGTCTTGACCAATTTGAAAGATCATTTAATGTAGTTGAAATAACTGAATTTGGGGCTATTCGATCAAGTAAAGGAAACTGAATGGAATTCATAACTATCTCAAtcttatttttttcgtttttctttttattgtctGAATATTCAGGAGCTAAGACCATTCCAATGCCCCCTTTCTCCATGCATAAACTAAACCAATAATTAAGATAAGAACAAATATCAAAGCTTCTATAAATATAGATACACCCAATACATCAAAACTCATTGCCCATGGATAAAGAAAAATCGTTTcaacatcaaaaacaacaaaaactagAGCAAACATATAACAACGGATTCGAAATTGTAAACAAGCATCACCCATTGGTTCTATACCCGACTCATAAGTAGAAAGTTTCTCCGGCCCTTTGCTAATCGGGGCTAACACTCCGAAAATGAAAAATGCTAAAATAGGAACAAGGATGGATATTAttagaaatacccaaaaaaatccaTATTCGTAAAGCAGAAA
This window contains:
- the LOC124891089 gene encoding NAD(P)H-quinone oxidoreductase subunit K, chloroplastic-like translates to MEKGGIGMVLAPEYSDNKKKNEKNKIEIVMNSIQFPLLDRIAPNSVISTTLNDLSNWSRLSSLCPLLYDTSCCFIEFASLIGSRFDFDRYGLVPRSTPRQANLILMAGTVTMKMASSLVRLYEQIPEPKYVIAMGSCTITGGMFNTYSYSTVRGVDKLIPVDVYLPGCLTKPEAVIDAITKLRKKISRELYEDRIRSQ